The genomic DNA ATGGTCGGGATAATTTTGGGAAAGCTGTTGTCTAAACAGCATTATCCTACTACgatatactctctccgtccttATATCTAAgcacccatttgattttatttttgtttccagATATAAaccccttttcaaattactaaatatatttattatttttttcctaaatatatccctaattaatactatcctcttgtcttgaaatatgaaaagtcaaaattaatacacatacaaacaaatgacaatttcgtaatattaacacacaaaataaacacattaattacactgacaacttatcttaagaaatatgaaaaagacAATGCGTGCCTACAttaaggaacggagggagtagataacattgaaaaattaaatgaatattaatcatatatcaaGACAAACACGTAGTATTTGATTCCACAATATGGTTAGTTACCGTATAAAATCATGAAGTATAATTAAATCACAAATCCACCGTAAAAAAAACTGCTAACACAAATTTCACCTTTCATAATCAAATAGATTTTTCAGCTTGATACATGTGTAATGAAAGAAACATTCTTAAACTTTTAGTTTGGGATTTCTGTAGAATATTCTCACATGCAAACCacatcaaaattacaatttacatTGGTGATTTTTTACCTATCAATATGATAagcaataacagaaaataataataataataataatattccacaaaaacaaaaatcttcttcaaataataataaaagatgagaaaggaaaaaaaaaagaataacacaatgtaataataaagaaaaggtACTGTAGTTGAGGAGGAATGTCACACAACATATTTTGATTGGTAAGGTTCATGAGCTAGATAATCAAGCACAGACGACGACTTTGCAGCTACACGGTGCAGCCGGTTGGATCAAGAGATGGAAGCTTTATCACTGCTGCCAACCAACATCAGAAGCCTTGGATATATCTTCTATGCTAGATGTTGCTTCCACTACTTTGTTATCCACAGATTCTGCATTTGTTAAAACCACTTCAATCACTTTCTCCTCAGCCGGAGGAACCACCACAGTCTCAGATGATTTTTCTAGTTTGATTGGTTCGTTCAACTCATTGCTTTTTGTTTCAGCTTCTGGTGTTTCTATCTTCACCTCAGCTGcaacatcatttttattttgtttcacaaCAGCTGGTTCATTGATTTTACTAGTTTCTTGTGAAGTTTTCTTAGCTTCTTCATGTGTTTCTGTCTTCACAATCTCTTCAGCTGCTGAATCagtgattttattttgcaatGAAGGTTTTTCCTCAACAACTGCACATTCTTGTTCAGTAGATGGTTCATTGTTTTTGGTTTCCTGAGATGGTTTTTCCAATGTTGGCTCGTTGCTTTTAGCATCCTCCAAAGGTTTCTCTGTTTCCAATGTTTCTTCTTTCACAGTTTCCTCAgctttgtttttttcattttcagtgGAATCCTTTGCATCTTCATTCTATACATGGATAGAATTTGTGTGAGAATGTTAATTGTTTGTCAAATCAACAAAAAGCTAAatgatatttcattttctttctaaatcATCAAATCAAGAGTTTGAACCTTGTGAATGAAACAAATGTAGTTGGGAGAGGAAACCCATTAAAGGCGATGAAGCCGATGGATACTTCATAGTTCATATCAATGacattgttaaaaataataataattcattttagATTTATAGTCAAATTTATAATTCCTTAAAATCGACTTCTTGGTAATTATAGACTAAGCTTTATAAGCTCTGTTAAGTTGGACCGGTTGGTAAAAAAACTAGCGGATAACTAATAAGTTGGTTGATCATAGATAAACTAGAGGATTAAATTATttagtgtttggtaaaattagtttttgttttttgtaaaattagttgttttttgATAATAGCTCAATTATGACCAAACATGTCTATTTTGATAATAAGAACTTATAAGATATAAGTATAAGCTCGAAATTGGACTTTACAAACAGAAAAGATGTAATAAgcaaagaaaaagaggaagagagatGAAATTAAAACGTAGGATATAAACGTGGctatgaagagaaaaaaaaaatgtaaatagatATGGGTT from Medicago truncatula cultivar Jemalong A17 chromosome 8, MtrunA17r5.0-ANR, whole genome shotgun sequence includes the following:
- the LOC11435574 gene encoding probable serine/threonine-protein kinase kinX, producing the protein MGGCATKPKVTKDGGVDVKAPEPEPEPEQVKEDSVETKVEAEKQEQLLQSSLNLDVNEIVDDDQANKRRSLSLLFNKENEDAKDSTENEKNKAEETVKEETLETEKPLEDAKSNEPTLEKPSQETKNNEPSTEQECAVVEEKPSLQNKITDSAAEEIVKTETHEEAKKTSQETSKINEPAVVKQNKNDVAAEVKIETPEAETKSNELNEPIKLEKSSETVVVPPAEEKVIEVVLTNAESVDNKVVEATSSIEDISKASDVGWQQ